The Sebastes umbrosus isolate fSebUmb1 chromosome 23, fSebUmb1.pri, whole genome shotgun sequence genome contains a region encoding:
- the c23h12orf45 gene encoding uncharacterized protein C12orf45 homolog, whose translation MEINMKKTSSQDLLSCGNGEGLSEKLLLKPKAGRSLQTERVPRSSVLERLQSFLPQMAEANEKLKQQMDEAPAGRFDIESVEEAERVIEMDVALVELSGSDSNSEDEETRDSEEEEDSAEETEITEQKLVLPGDKGKKKKANIQVLHQQGE comes from the exons ATGGAGATAAATATGAAGAAGACGAGTTCTCAGGATCTGCTGTCCTGTGGGAACGGAGAAG GTCTCAGTGAGAAGCTTCTCCTCAAGCCGAAGGCTGGCAGATCGCTGCAGACGGAGAGAGTCCCGAGAAGCAGCG TGTTGGAGCGGCTGCAGAGCTTCCTGCCTCAGATGGCCGAGGCCAACGAGAAGCTGAAGCAGCAGATGGATGAAGCTCCCGCCGGACGCTTCGACATAGAGAGTGTGGAGGAAGCGGAGAGGGTCATAGAGATG GACGTAGCGCTGGTGGAGCTCAGCGGGTCGGACAGCAACTCCGAAGACGAAGAGACTCGGgactctgaggaggaggaggactctGCCGAGGAGACGGAGATCACGGAGCAGAAGCTCGTATTACCTGGAGACAAAGGCAAGAAGAAGAAAGCCAACATCCAGGTTCTCCATCAACAGGGAGAGTAG